In a genomic window of Diadema setosum chromosome 3, eeDiaSeto1, whole genome shotgun sequence:
- the LOC140226251 gene encoding uncharacterized protein isoform X1, giving the protein MLSLVYIAVAILSFRAVYLTGNPLSCDKSQLNGHCTFIPSEQGGFQLTPKYVIDDPLILLQASQDNVTIQLYCSYPACLSNPCHNGGVCQETLEGFNCSCVGPFYGETCTDFYLTGNPLSCDKSQLSNLCAFISSEQGRFQLTPKYVIDDPLIRFHATQENVTVQLYCSYPVDSRYNEVFGTGSFPSLCSGLPL; this is encoded by the exons ATGCTTTCATTGGTTTACATCGCTGTGGCCATATTATCTTTCAGGGCAG TTTATTTGACAGGAAACCCATTATCCTGTGACAAATCCCAGCTAAACGGCCACTGTACTTTCATCCCATCCGAACAGGGAGGATTCCAACTGACGCCCAAGTACGTCATTGATGATCCTCTCATTCTTCTCCAAGCCAGTCAAGATAACGTTACCATCCAACTGTACTGCTCCTACCCAG CCTGTTTATCCAATCCATGTCACAATGGTGGGGTGTGTCAGGAAACTCTGGAGGGCTTCAACTGCTCATGCGTGGGACCCTTCTACGGGGAAACGTGTACAGATT TTTATTTGACAGGAAACCCGTTATCCTGCGACAAATCCCAGCTATCTAACCTCTGTGCGTTCATCTCATCCGAACAAGGAAGATTCCAATTGACGCCCAAGTACGTCATTGATGATCCGCTCATTCGTTTCCACGCCACTCAAGAGAACGTTACCGTCCAACTGTACTGCTCCTACCCGG tggactcccgttataacgaagtcttcgggaccggcagttttcctTCGTTATGCAGTGgacttccgttataa
- the LOC140226251 gene encoding uncharacterized protein isoform X2 — protein MILSFFSKPVKITLPSNCTAPTQPVYPIHVTMVGCVRKLWRASTAHAWDPSTGKRVQIMFSLVYSIAVLTLSFRAVYLTGNPLSCDKSQLSNLCAFISSEQGRFQLTPKYVIDDPLIRFHATQENVTVQLYCSYPVDSRYNEVFGTGSFPSLCSGLPL, from the exons ATGATCCTCTCATTCTTCTCCAAGCCAGTCAAGATAACGTTACCATCCAACTGTACTGCTCCTACCCAG CCTGTTTATCCAATCCATGTCACAATGGTGGGGTGTGTCAGGAAACTCTGGAGGGCTTCAACTGCTCATGCGTGGGACCCTTCTACGGGGAAACGTGTACAGATT atgttttcattggtATACAGCATCGCTGTCCTCACGCTGTCTTTCAGGGCAG TTTATTTGACAGGAAACCCGTTATCCTGCGACAAATCCCAGCTATCTAACCTCTGTGCGTTCATCTCATCCGAACAAGGAAGATTCCAATTGACGCCCAAGTACGTCATTGATGATCCGCTCATTCGTTTCCACGCCACTCAAGAGAACGTTACCGTCCAACTGTACTGCTCCTACCCGG tggactcccgttataacgaagtcttcgggaccggcagttttcctTCGTTATGCAGTGgacttccgttataa
- the LOC140226251 gene encoding uncharacterized protein isoform X3 — MLSLVYIAVAILSFRAVYLTGNPLSCDKSQLNGHCTFIPSEQGGFQLTPKYVIDDPLILLQASQDNVTIQLYCSYPACLSNPCHNGGVCQETLEGFNCSCVGPFYGETCTDYVFIGIQHRCPHAVFQGSLFDRKPVILRQIPAI; from the exons ATGCTTTCATTGGTTTACATCGCTGTGGCCATATTATCTTTCAGGGCAG TTTATTTGACAGGAAACCCATTATCCTGTGACAAATCCCAGCTAAACGGCCACTGTACTTTCATCCCATCCGAACAGGGAGGATTCCAACTGACGCCCAAGTACGTCATTGATGATCCTCTCATTCTTCTCCAAGCCAGTCAAGATAACGTTACCATCCAACTGTACTGCTCCTACCCAG CCTGTTTATCCAATCCATGTCACAATGGTGGGGTGTGTCAGGAAACTCTGGAGGGCTTCAACTGCTCATGCGTGGGACCCTTCTACGGGGAAACGTGTACAGATT atgttttcattggtATACAGCATCGCTGTCCTCACGCTGTCTTTCAGGGCAG TTTATTTGACAGGAAACCCGTTATCCTGCGACAAATCCCAGCTATCTAA